In the Armatimonadia bacterium genome, one interval contains:
- a CDS encoding MoxR family ATPase, giving the protein MDVAAFARKVIENVEQVVVGKRDQIRLALVALLCEGHVLMEDVPGVAKTMLARALARSLGCSFARVQCTPDLLPSDVTGVSVFNQKLTEFEFRAGPVFHQILLADEINRATPRAQSALLEAMGERQVSADGETYPLPRPFMVLATQNPIEHEGTFPLPEAQLDRFLIRMSIGYPSFSDENVMLERLRLAHPIDQLRQVVTVEELTVAQAEVRNVFLHDKVREYVVRLVHATRHSPDLVMGASPRASMALYRTAQALAAVEGRNFATPDDVKYMVQAVLCHRVIVAPESRLRGQGAEHIVEALIETVPAPIEKTRQG; this is encoded by the coding sequence ATGGATGTAGCTGCTTTTGCGCGCAAGGTGATCGAGAACGTAGAGCAGGTGGTGGTGGGCAAGCGCGACCAGATTCGCCTGGCGCTGGTGGCCCTGCTGTGCGAAGGTCATGTCCTGATGGAGGACGTGCCCGGCGTCGCCAAGACCATGCTGGCTCGCGCCCTGGCTCGTTCTCTCGGCTGCAGCTTCGCCCGGGTGCAGTGCACGCCGGACCTGCTGCCCTCAGACGTGACCGGCGTATCGGTGTTCAACCAAAAGCTCACGGAGTTCGAGTTCCGCGCCGGCCCGGTGTTCCACCAGATCCTGCTCGCCGACGAGATCAACCGCGCTACTCCTCGGGCGCAGTCGGCACTGCTGGAGGCCATGGGAGAGCGCCAGGTCTCCGCCGACGGTGAGACCTACCCGCTGCCACGACCCTTCATGGTCCTCGCGACCCAGAACCCCATTGAGCATGAGGGAACCTTCCCCTTGCCCGAAGCGCAGCTCGACCGCTTCCTGATCCGCATGAGCATTGGCTACCCCTCCTTCTCCGATGAGAACGTCATGCTGGAGCGCCTGCGGCTGGCCCATCCCATTGACCAGCTCCGGCAGGTCGTGACGGTGGAGGAGCTGACGGTGGCGCAGGCAGAAGTGCGCAACGTGTTCTTGCATGACAAGGTGCGTGAGTACGTGGTGCGGCTGGTCCATGCGACGCGGCACAGCCCCGACCTTGTGATGGGCGCCAGCCCGCGTGCCTCGATGGCCCTGTACCGGACGGCGCAGGCCCTGGCGGCCGTGGAGGGACGGAACTTCGCCACTCCCGATGATGTGAAGTACATGGTGCAGGCCGTGCTGTGCCATCGCGTGATCGTCGCGCCCGAATCCAGACTGCGCGGGCAGGGCGCCGAGCACATTGTCGAGGCCCTCATCGAGACGGTGCCGGCCCCGATCGAGAAGACGCGGCAGGGCTAA
- a CDS encoding NAD-dependent epimerase/dehydratase family protein — MKILVTGGAGFIGSNIVDRYLAEGHDVAILDNLSTGRRENIDPRARLYEVDIRDWDRVLDVFATERPQILNHHAAQMDVRRGVEDPAFDAATNIVGSIYLLEAALRNGIEKVIYASSGGACYGEPDIMPAPETAGIHPISQYGISKHTVEHYLWLYNYNDGLRYTVLRYANVYGPRQNPHGEAGVTAIFSGMMLRGEQPRIFGKGDKTRDYVYVGDVVQANVLALTRGDNDIFNIGTGVETADQEVYDAIAAATGYAKPAVYAEERKGEIRRTALDARKAKEVLGWEPSVNFRQGCQLAVDYVRSGQAAK; from the coding sequence ATGAAGATTCTGGTGACTGGCGGAGCCGGATTCATCGGCTCCAATATCGTGGATCGGTATCTGGCCGAGGGCCATGACGTCGCGATCCTGGACAACCTGTCGACGGGGCGCAGGGAGAACATCGATCCCCGGGCGCGGCTGTATGAAGTGGATATCCGCGACTGGGACCGCGTGCTCGACGTCTTTGCGACGGAGCGGCCACAGATCCTGAACCATCACGCGGCGCAGATGGATGTGCGCAGGGGCGTGGAAGACCCGGCCTTCGATGCGGCAACCAATATCGTGGGGAGCATCTACCTGCTTGAGGCCGCGTTGCGCAACGGTATCGAGAAGGTCATCTACGCCTCCAGCGGCGGCGCGTGCTACGGTGAGCCGGATATCATGCCTGCGCCGGAGACGGCGGGCATCCACCCGATCTCCCAGTATGGGATCTCCAAGCACACGGTCGAGCACTACCTGTGGCTGTACAACTACAATGACGGGCTGCGCTACACGGTGCTGCGCTACGCCAACGTCTATGGGCCCCGCCAGAACCCCCACGGTGAGGCCGGGGTAACGGCCATCTTCTCTGGGATGATGCTGCGCGGCGAGCAGCCGCGTATCTTCGGCAAGGGCGACAAGACGCGAGACTACGTATACGTGGGCGATGTAGTGCAGGCGAACGTGCTGGCCCTGACCCGTGGCGACAACGACATCTTCAACATCGGCACGGGCGTCGAGACCGCCGATCAGGAAGTCTACGATGCGATCGCGGCCGCGACGGGCTACGCGAAGCCCGCTGTGTACGCCGAGGAGCGCAAGGGTGAGATCCGCCGGACGGCGCTGGACGCCCGCAAGGCGAAGGAGGTCCTGGGCTGGGAGCCGAGCGTGAACTTCCGGCAGGGCTGCCAGCTTGCGGTCGACTACGTGCGGTCTGGGCAGGCGGCGAAGTAA
- a CDS encoding DUF4129 domain-containing protein — MEIPDQNAEYVDSAEAAEEPVAASEPASQVVPPPAPAAPVRGPEAMPVVLQEALEVETPAFDWLTEVAIPLGIFGMLGCLVCFLIEWRDPQGSVLGNGLRMFATAFLAATVGIARLRLWFRAYAHSRYASELRVYPYLLGVAVALVAGYATWDFTLMHGDGAFIHAVSDWGPTASFLLNLLLLALVWWVADRVTRECTLEENFQYALSQGIYTDLADGVAVRRNGRRSKAHHPGRAVLWVSVFAVICFGLAAHSLGDERRFDRASWYVAGYTFFALFLLALTNLSAIRMDVRRRRLAASRGLTPTWIATSLALVMVIAFVALPLPRGPGFGPARGELYQPPDWVKTPSAGLQTGPSWGFAQSHPESSSAPGLEPETSGRGAAADAGTTGQSGSSGGGQGTGASGGGGSGGQGASAGGGGGGGGGGGQDNTQTQSSGASGGGADSAQGRMAAKSQGSGVRQNWWWLLLLLLLAILIYLLIRYREQVMAALRAMAAPFYSLWLALLALLERLRRWLGFGRRREDEFSDLPEDPFADIWDQRDLAANLTAAQIVRHVYRAFMAFCGLRGYPRLDYQTEKEFLHSVPSDVGVAEEDSQGITSAYVFATYSPNEVGRDLVDQARDIWSRLRPAIDATLGRRPTASSAASSGE, encoded by the coding sequence ATGGAAATACCCGACCAGAACGCCGAATACGTAGATTCAGCAGAGGCTGCGGAGGAGCCCGTCGCCGCCTCGGAGCCTGCGTCCCAAGTCGTGCCGCCGCCAGCTCCAGCGGCACCGGTGCGCGGCCCCGAGGCGATGCCTGTTGTCCTGCAGGAAGCGCTGGAAGTCGAGACGCCGGCCTTCGACTGGCTGACTGAAGTGGCCATTCCCCTGGGCATCTTCGGGATGCTCGGGTGTCTGGTGTGCTTCCTGATTGAGTGGCGCGACCCGCAGGGCAGCGTTCTCGGCAACGGCCTGCGGATGTTCGCGACGGCCTTCCTGGCCGCCACCGTGGGGATCGCTCGTCTGCGGCTGTGGTTCCGCGCGTATGCGCACTCTCGCTATGCCTCGGAGCTGCGCGTGTACCCGTATCTGCTGGGCGTCGCTGTGGCCCTGGTTGCGGGGTATGCCACCTGGGACTTCACCCTGATGCATGGTGACGGCGCCTTCATCCACGCCGTCTCGGACTGGGGGCCGACGGCGTCCTTCCTACTGAATCTGCTGCTGTTGGCGCTCGTCTGGTGGGTGGCCGACCGGGTGACGCGCGAGTGTACGCTGGAGGAGAACTTCCAGTATGCGCTGAGCCAGGGCATCTACACGGATCTCGCCGACGGCGTGGCTGTCCGGCGCAATGGACGGCGGAGCAAGGCGCATCATCCGGGCCGCGCAGTGCTGTGGGTGTCGGTGTTCGCGGTGATCTGCTTTGGGCTGGCGGCTCACAGCCTGGGCGATGAGCGCCGCTTCGACCGCGCTTCGTGGTATGTGGCGGGCTACACCTTCTTTGCGCTCTTCCTGCTGGCGCTGACGAATCTGTCGGCGATTCGCATGGACGTGCGCCGGCGTCGTCTGGCCGCCAGTCGTGGCCTCACGCCGACCTGGATCGCCACGAGTCTGGCGCTGGTGATGGTCATTGCCTTCGTGGCGCTTCCGCTGCCGCGTGGGCCAGGATTCGGACCTGCCCGGGGCGAGTTGTACCAGCCGCCAGACTGGGTGAAGACACCGTCGGCGGGGCTGCAGACGGGTCCCAGTTGGGGCTTTGCGCAGTCGCACCCGGAGAGCAGCAGTGCGCCGGGCCTGGAGCCCGAGACCAGTGGACGCGGTGCCGCCGCCGACGCGGGTACCACTGGGCAGAGCGGGTCCTCCGGTGGCGGTCAGGGCACCGGTGCCTCCGGTGGCGGTGGTAGTGGCGGCCAGGGAGCCAGCGCAGGTGGTGGTGGCGGAGGAGGCGGTGGAGGTGGCCAGGACAACACGCAGACGCAGAGCTCCGGCGCCTCCGGTGGTGGTGCCGACAGTGCCCAGGGCCGCATGGCCGCCAAGTCGCAGGGCTCAGGTGTCCGGCAGAACTGGTGGTGGCTGCTGCTTCTGCTGCTGCTGGCGATCCTGATCTACCTGCTGATCCGGTACCGCGAACAGGTGATGGCTGCGCTAAGGGCCATGGCTGCGCCCTTCTACTCCTTGTGGCTGGCCTTGCTGGCCCTGCTGGAGCGGCTGCGGCGTTGGCTTGGTTTCGGTCGGCGCAGGGAGGACGAGTTCAGCGACCTGCCGGAAGACCCCTTCGCCGACATCTGGGACCAGCGCGACCTCGCCGCGAATCTCACCGCCGCCCAGATCGTGCGGCACGTGTACCGGGCCTTCATGGCCTTCTGCGGCCTTCGGGGCTACCCGCGCCTTGACTACCAGACCGAGAAGGAGTTCCTGCACTCGGTGCCCTCGGACGTCGGGGTAGCGGAGGAGGATTCGCAGGGCATCACCAGTGCCTACGTCTTCGCCACCTACAGCCCCAACGAAGTCGGCCGCGACCTCGTCGACCAGGCGCGGGACATCTGGTCGCGACTGCGCCCGGCCATTGATGCAACCCTGGGTCGGCGGCCGACGGCGTCCTCGGCAGCGTCCTCCGGCGAGTAG
- the cdaA gene encoding diadenylate cyclase CdaA, which produces MVLWQTILDTLRHVTWVDVVDVSLIAYITYRLALALRGTRVVSLIRGILVVAALLWLSTGLPTFNWILRRVLPTGVIALIIIFQPELRMALERLGRGRFLHLGFGIFEMHGELVERVVSEVMDACEEFSARRIGALIVFEREASLIDITRTGKTINGTVSSELIATIFSHHSPLHDGAIVIRDDQLIAAGCVLPHSENPGLSVTTGMRHRAALGLSERTDAVCVVVSEETGGMTLAFEGTLTPSLERIQLTERLLELFESDKRSTKLFFWRK; this is translated from the coding sequence ATGGTACTCTGGCAGACAATTCTCGACACCCTTCGACACGTCACCTGGGTTGACGTGGTTGATGTAAGCCTCATTGCCTACATCACCTACCGTCTCGCCCTCGCCCTCCGCGGGACACGCGTCGTCTCCCTGATTCGCGGGATTCTCGTCGTGGCCGCCCTACTGTGGCTCAGTACCGGCCTTCCCACCTTCAACTGGATCCTTCGTCGCGTCCTCCCCACCGGCGTCATCGCTCTCATCATCATCTTCCAGCCCGAACTGCGCATGGCCCTCGAGCGCCTGGGACGCGGTCGCTTCCTGCATCTGGGCTTCGGCATCTTTGAGATGCACGGCGAGCTCGTCGAACGCGTCGTCAGTGAGGTCATGGACGCCTGCGAGGAGTTCTCGGCTCGTCGCATCGGCGCACTGATCGTCTTCGAGCGCGAGGCCAGCCTCATCGACATCACCCGCACCGGCAAGACCATCAACGGCACGGTTTCCTCCGAGCTGATTGCCACGATCTTCTCGCACCACAGCCCTCTGCACGACGGCGCCATCGTCATTCGGGACGACCAACTGATCGCCGCGGGCTGTGTGCTGCCGCACTCTGAGAACCCCGGGCTGTCCGTAACCACCGGCATGCGACATCGCGCTGCCCTGGGGCTGTCTGAACGCACCGATGCCGTCTGCGTCGTCGTCTCCGAGGAGACCGGCGGCATGACTCTCGCCTTCGAGGGCACGCTGACGCCTAGCCTGGAACGAATCCAGCTCACCGAGCGCCTGCTTGAGCTCTTCGAGTCCGACAAGCGCTCCACCAAGCTATTCTTCTGGAGAAAGTAA
- a CDS encoding DUF58 domain-containing protein encodes MKRRRTYFAVAVIGFLACAWVFRIGFFGYVFYAGCLVALFSYLMTYLSLDGLTTERHCSLRQAQIGDECVVTVGVRNTRPTFLPWVVMEDLLGDGLRVTEGAASRATVMRPHGAITLRYRVRCERRGYYRVGPVLFESGDLFGLTRRYLAEAKAEFITVYPRIAPIDKYSVPTHRPMGETTVQMRLFEDPTRIAGVREYQHGDPLRRVHWKASAKTGVLHSKVYDPSCLLGANLVLDFNTLAWSGERSLERSEFGATVAASLATYLATRGVEVGLVSNGVDAADVMEVQPFSVEAVNRDEAREMLERRHDSERLRPVEVEVRRGGESILSIMESLARLSLSDGLPLAEMVSREYNGWPREDTVILIVPSVPQELGREIVRLKTTGFSVLVLLIDNEVHAPRTQAMLANLGVPMLHLRQDSDLHNIVL; translated from the coding sequence ATGAAACGTCGCCGCACCTATTTCGCCGTCGCCGTGATCGGCTTCCTGGCCTGTGCGTGGGTCTTCCGCATCGGGTTCTTCGGGTACGTGTTCTACGCCGGCTGCCTGGTGGCGCTGTTTTCGTACCTGATGACCTACCTGAGCCTGGATGGCCTCACGACCGAGCGCCACTGCAGCTTGCGGCAGGCGCAGATCGGCGACGAGTGCGTGGTCACCGTCGGCGTGCGCAACACCAGGCCGACCTTCCTGCCCTGGGTGGTGATGGAGGACCTGCTGGGGGATGGTCTGCGGGTCACGGAAGGAGCTGCCTCGCGAGCAACGGTCATGCGTCCCCACGGGGCGATCACCCTGCGCTATCGGGTGCGGTGTGAGCGCCGGGGCTACTACCGGGTCGGTCCGGTGCTGTTTGAGTCGGGTGATCTCTTCGGTCTGACCCGCCGCTACCTGGCCGAGGCGAAGGCGGAGTTCATCACCGTCTACCCGCGCATTGCGCCGATCGACAAGTACTCGGTGCCGACGCATCGTCCCATGGGCGAGACGACGGTGCAGATGAGACTCTTCGAGGACCCGACCCGGATTGCCGGAGTGCGCGAGTACCAGCATGGCGACCCGCTCCGTCGCGTGCACTGGAAGGCCAGCGCGAAGACCGGCGTCCTGCACTCGAAGGTCTACGATCCCTCCTGCCTGCTCGGTGCGAATCTGGTGCTGGACTTCAACACCCTCGCCTGGAGTGGCGAGCGCAGCCTTGAGCGGTCGGAGTTCGGGGCGACGGTGGCCGCTTCCCTGGCGACGTATCTGGCAACCCGCGGGGTCGAGGTCGGGCTGGTGAGCAACGGTGTCGACGCCGCCGATGTGATGGAGGTGCAGCCCTTCTCCGTCGAGGCCGTGAACCGCGACGAGGCCCGGGAGATGCTGGAGCGCCGGCATGACAGCGAGCGGCTGCGGCCTGTGGAGGTGGAAGTCCGACGTGGGGGAGAGAGCATTCTGTCGATCATGGAGTCCCTCGCCCGGCTCAGCCTCAGCGATGGTCTACCCCTGGCCGAGATGGTGTCCCGCGAGTACAACGGCTGGCCACGCGAGGACACGGTGATTCTCATTGTGCCGTCGGTGCCGCAGGAACTAGGGCGAGAGATCGTCCGTCTCAAGACTACGGGGTTCAGTGTTCTCGTGCTGCTGATCGACAACGAGGTCCATGCGCCACGAACCCAGGCGATGCTGGCGAACCTGGGTGTGCCCATGTTGCATCTGCGCCAGGACAGCGATCTGCACAACATCGTCCTGTAG
- a CDS encoding FkbM family methyltransferase — protein MAEGRPSGVFQKLRYALWWRYWVFLRLRATHHLSWSTLGLALDLDSVLRSRVVRWILRFRLREAGDGLVGMKVGSAREWLLPVRRHLPAPKAFADVFIFLWLPVYLLDAYEMERFLKPGMTVIDGGAHAGGFSRLAGELVGPTGRVIAVEPCEENLAALRPNLDGSDGAQVTVLQGALWQEDTDLELQLADTNLGRQAVSQDRRQEVIGTLKVKARSIDHIAAELGLDRVDLIKLDIEGCEAEALRGSAEVLRVHRPVVITAAYHKAGDLHDLPALLAELTTDYLICPYQAYPGAEVLIMAVPRERIPEGLEAANRFTA, from the coding sequence ATGGCTGAGGGCCGCCCCTCCGGGGTATTTCAGAAGCTGCGGTACGCGCTCTGGTGGCGCTACTGGGTGTTCCTCCGCCTGCGGGCAACTCACCACCTGTCCTGGTCGACGCTTGGCCTCGCGCTCGATCTTGATTCGGTCCTGCGGTCGCGAGTGGTGAGGTGGATTCTGCGATTCCGGCTTCGGGAGGCCGGAGACGGTCTGGTGGGGATGAAGGTCGGGAGTGCCCGCGAGTGGCTGCTTCCGGTCCGCAGGCACCTCCCCGCGCCGAAGGCCTTCGCCGATGTGTTCATATTCCTGTGGCTTCCCGTGTACCTTCTGGATGCCTACGAGATGGAGCGGTTCCTGAAGCCCGGGATGACGGTGATCGACGGCGGCGCTCACGCCGGCGGGTTCTCGCGACTGGCCGGGGAGCTAGTCGGCCCCACGGGGAGGGTCATCGCCGTTGAGCCCTGCGAGGAGAACCTCGCTGCGCTGCGGCCGAACCTTGATGGGTCCGACGGCGCGCAGGTGACGGTTCTGCAAGGCGCCCTGTGGCAGGAGGACACCGACCTTGAGCTGCAACTCGCGGACACGAATCTGGGTCGGCAGGCCGTCAGTCAGGACAGGCGGCAAGAGGTCATCGGCACCCTCAAGGTCAAGGCCAGGAGCATCGATCATATCGCCGCCGAGTTGGGCCTCGACCGCGTTGATCTGATCAAGCTGGACATCGAAGGCTGTGAGGCCGAAGCGCTGCGAGGGTCTGCCGAGGTCCTGCGTGTTCATCGCCCGGTGGTCATCACGGCCGCCTACCACAAGGCCGGCGACCTGCACGATCTCCCGGCGCTGCTTGCCGAGTTGACGACCGACTATCTGATCTGCCCTTACCAGGCCTATCCGGGCGCCGAGGTCCTGATCATGGCTGTCCCCCGGGAGCGTATCCCCGAGGGTCTTGAAGCTGCCAACCGGTTCACTGCGTAG
- a CDS encoding sugar nucleotide-binding protein, whose protein sequence is MGADSTLGRALLLRLQELGLPCLGTTRRDGSTPDRLPLDLAGIPADWRPPEGVAVAYLCAAVTSTNQCRSDPEGTRRTNVIGTLAVARTLREAGAHLVFLSTNLVFDGSVPHQRAYSPTCPQTEYGRQKAEVEAKLLEQPGATVLRLTKVLTSHMGLVQGWLSELREGRSIQPLSDLPLAPVSLPQVVEALSTLGLRRPEGIFQLSARDDFAYAEMAQLLAKGLGVEPGLVQPICSKDAGLDLEHVPRFTSLDTSRAEQELGFAAPEAQAVVRSVFATPCR, encoded by the coding sequence ATCGGCGCTGACAGCACCCTTGGTCGGGCGCTCCTGCTTCGCCTTCAGGAGCTCGGTCTGCCCTGCCTGGGTACGACGCGTCGAGATGGCTCAACACCGGATCGCCTCCCGCTGGACCTTGCCGGGATCCCCGCCGACTGGCGGCCCCCGGAAGGTGTTGCCGTCGCCTATCTGTGCGCCGCCGTGACCTCCACGAACCAGTGCCGCAGTGACCCCGAGGGAACGCGCAGGACGAATGTGATCGGCACGCTGGCCGTCGCTCGTACTCTGCGAGAGGCCGGTGCGCACCTGGTGTTCCTCTCCACCAACCTCGTCTTCGATGGCTCAGTTCCCCATCAGCGAGCATACAGCCCAACCTGCCCGCAGACGGAATATGGCCGCCAGAAGGCTGAGGTGGAGGCGAAGCTACTGGAGCAACCGGGGGCTACGGTGCTGCGCCTGACGAAGGTCCTCACGTCGCACATGGGGTTGGTACAGGGGTGGCTGAGCGAACTGCGCGAGGGCCGGAGCATCCAGCCGCTCTCCGACCTTCCGCTGGCGCCGGTCAGCCTGCCACAGGTAGTCGAGGCCCTGTCCACCCTCGGCCTGCGACGTCCTGAGGGTATCTTCCAGCTATCGGCGCGGGACGACTTTGCCTACGCGGAGATGGCGCAACTGCTTGCAAAGGGCCTGGGAGTCGAACCGGGGCTCGTGCAGCCGATCTGCTCGAAGGACGCCGGTCTGGACCTCGAGCATGTCCCCCGCTTCACGTCCCTGGACACTTCGCGGGCCGAGCAGGAACTCGGCTTCGCTGCCCCCGAAGCGCAGGCGGTTGTTCGCAGCGTCTTCGCGACGCCTTGCCGCTGA
- a CDS encoding CdaR family protein has product MLRAIYSAIRHEFGLKLVSVLAAVSLWLYVMNTQDPVRTESYETQISAVNVPAGLVVTQTLPERVRFTVKGRLSELHKGQAATIHVTADLTNCKLGRNQVQLTLMGMPERLVLGGIDRRTAQIWLDNLDTRKVPVRPILSGRPRDGMRFSETPSVEPEEVELTGPAQTLSKAWGAVARVDVSKARPGERVRVQVVAVDDERQPLPALAARPEFVEVILHEMATQSRRVPVHVSLTAPPNGYVVGEVHCDPAEVTVHGPAAAIEGITSVSTTRQDISDLRGSRLAQAKLTLPSGVTVEGDVAEVKVQITVRPKPQGVGGQAPSEAEPGTPTTPEPSKPGGTRPSTEPPSNTGEPQEQGTKPPAHPEPAPSTKPQPKPSEKPADRASAERQEVSRRPHPAAL; this is encoded by the coding sequence ATGCTACGCGCAATCTACTCAGCCATCCGTCATGAGTTCGGCCTCAAGCTGGTCTCCGTGCTTGCGGCCGTCTCCCTGTGGCTGTATGTCATGAACACCCAGGACCCGGTGCGCACTGAGAGCTACGAGACCCAGATCAGTGCCGTCAACGTGCCGGCGGGCCTTGTGGTTACCCAGACACTTCCGGAGAGGGTGCGGTTCACCGTCAAGGGCCGCCTCTCCGAGTTGCACAAGGGCCAGGCGGCGACGATCCACGTAACCGCCGACCTGACCAACTGCAAACTCGGCCGCAACCAGGTCCAGTTGACGCTCATGGGTATGCCTGAGCGCCTCGTTCTGGGCGGCATTGACCGACGCACCGCTCAGATCTGGCTGGACAACCTGGACACCCGCAAGGTCCCGGTTCGGCCCATTCTCTCAGGGCGACCGCGCGACGGAATGCGGTTCTCGGAAACGCCTTCTGTTGAGCCGGAGGAAGTGGAGCTCACCGGTCCGGCGCAGACCCTCAGCAAGGCCTGGGGAGCTGTGGCCCGCGTCGACGTCAGCAAGGCGCGTCCCGGCGAGAGGGTTCGCGTTCAGGTCGTCGCGGTGGACGACGAGCGCCAGCCTCTCCCCGCCCTGGCAGCGCGACCGGAGTTCGTCGAGGTCATCCTGCACGAGATGGCCACGCAGTCCCGCCGTGTGCCCGTGCATGTGAGCCTCACTGCGCCACCCAACGGCTACGTTGTGGGTGAAGTACACTGCGATCCGGCGGAGGTGACGGTGCACGGCCCTGCGGCAGCGATCGAGGGCATCACTTCCGTGAGCACCACCCGCCAGGATATCAGTGACCTGCGCGGCAGCCGCTTAGCCCAGGCAAAGCTGACACTGCCATCAGGGGTCACAGTCGAGGGCGACGTGGCCGAGGTGAAGGTGCAGATCACGGTTCGGCCGAAGCCGCAGGGCGTTGGAGGGCAAGCCCCGTCCGAGGCCGAGCCGGGAACTCCGACGACCCCGGAGCCCTCAAAGCCGGGGGGCACTCGTCCCTCGACTGAACCCCCGTCGAACACGGGGGAGCCGCAGGAGCAGGGGACCAAGCCTCCTGCCCATCCCGAGCCGGCGCCGAGTACCAAGCCACAGCCGAAGCCTTCCGAGAAGCCGGCCGATAGAGCTTCCGCTGAGCGCCAGGAGGTGAGTCGCCGCCCGCACCCCGCGGCATTGTGA
- a CDS encoding ABC transporter ATP-binding protein, giving the protein MSEPAIVVHDLKKRFMIRRESQPSLKRVFTRMLRPFPTDILWALNGISLTVNPGEAVGVIGSNGSGKSTLLRILAGIYVPTAGEVSLRYAAGGLFELGAGFATELSGRDNILLSGALMGIAPRVVRASMEEIIELSELGDFVDVPFKSYSSGMGLRLGFAIAITFAPEILLLDEILTAGDAHFQHRAYTLLRQMLASNSSLVMVSHEMTAIRNLCTRVIWLEGGLVQRDGPTDEVVEEYLAQADA; this is encoded by the coding sequence ATGAGCGAGCCCGCGATTGTGGTGCACGATCTGAAGAAGCGTTTCATGATTCGGCGGGAGAGCCAGCCGAGCCTCAAGCGGGTCTTCACCCGCATGCTGCGGCCTTTCCCGACGGATATCCTGTGGGCGCTCAATGGCATCAGCTTGACCGTGAACCCGGGAGAGGCTGTTGGCGTGATCGGCAGCAACGGCTCGGGGAAGAGCACCTTGCTGCGGATTCTGGCGGGGATCTACGTGCCCACTGCCGGGGAGGTCAGCTTGCGCTACGCGGCCGGCGGTCTCTTTGAGCTGGGTGCCGGGTTCGCCACGGAGCTGAGCGGTCGCGACAACATCCTCCTCAGCGGCGCCTTGATGGGCATCGCGCCTCGCGTGGTTCGCGCCAGCATGGAGGAGATCATCGAACTCTCGGAACTGGGCGACTTTGTCGACGTGCCCTTCAAGTCCTACTCTTCGGGGATGGGCCTGCGGCTGGGGTTTGCCATCGCGATCACCTTCGCGCCGGAGATCCTTCTGCTGGACGAGATCCTCACCGCCGGTGACGCCCACTTCCAGCATCGCGCCTACACGCTTCTGCGCCAGATGCTGGCGAGCAACAGCAGCCTGGTCATGGTGTCGCACGAGATGACGGCCATCCGCAACCTGTGCACGAGGGTGATCTGGCTGGAGGGCGGCCTGGTGCAGCGTGACGGTCCGACGGACGAAGTCGTCGAGGAGTATCTTGCGCAGGCCGACGCCTAA
- a CDS encoding ABC transporter permease, whose amino-acid sequence MTAATRGRGAVAPWVWVQAVTLLVRRDLKLRYKNSALGFLWSFINPLMQIVVMTIVFKYIMGSTIKNFSVELLTCLLPWTFFLQSLGDGTVCLIKDAVLIKKYPFPRILLPAAALGSNFVHMSLSFIVLLVVFLAVPVTMHWCFLWVLPLLFIQACLTLGVLMILSALQMYYEDVKFIITWVLQVLFFLSPILYPVEQVLNSTRLTPLMKELYIVGNPLAPLFIGYRTALLHGAQWPVPGYFGYLGISIAWAALLLVVGTLVWRRYEWQFPEMV is encoded by the coding sequence ATGACTGCAGCGACAAGGGGCCGGGGAGCCGTAGCACCGTGGGTATGGGTGCAGGCGGTGACGCTTCTGGTCCGCCGTGACCTCAAACTGCGCTACAAGAACTCCGCTCTCGGGTTCCTGTGGTCCTTCATCAACCCCCTGATGCAGATCGTCGTCATGACGATCGTGTTCAAGTACATCATGGGCTCCACCATCAAGAACTTCTCGGTGGAGCTGCTGACCTGCCTGTTGCCCTGGACCTTCTTTCTGCAGTCCCTCGGCGACGGAACCGTGTGCCTCATCAAGGACGCGGTGCTCATCAAGAAGTACCCTTTTCCCCGCATCCTGCTTCCGGCCGCCGCGCTGGGCTCGAACTTCGTCCACATGAGTCTGAGCTTCATCGTGCTCCTCGTGGTGTTCCTGGCGGTCCCGGTCACCATGCACTGGTGCTTCCTGTGGGTCCTGCCCTTGCTGTTTATCCAGGCCTGCCTGACCCTCGGTGTGCTGATGATCCTGTCGGCCCTGCAGATGTACTACGAAGACGTGAAGTTCATCATCACCTGGGTGCTGCAGGTGTTGTTCTTCCTGAGCCCGATCCTGTATCCCGTCGAGCAGGTGCTGAACAGCACTCGCCTGACCCCGCTGATGAAGGAGCTCTACATCGTCGGCAATCCGCTGGCGCCGCTATTCATCGGCTACCGGACGGCGCTGCTGCATGGTGCACAGTGGCCGGTGCCGGGCTACTTCGGCTACCTGGGCATCTCCATCGCCTGGGCGGCGCTGCTGCTGGTCGTGGGCACCCTGGTGTGGCGCCGCTATGAGTGGCAGTTCCCGGAGATGGTGTGA